Proteins encoded in a region of the Fundulus heteroclitus isolate FHET01 chromosome 2, MU-UCD_Fhet_4.1, whole genome shotgun sequence genome:
- the si:dkey-30c15.2 gene encoding transmembrane protein 116, whose product MALSNYSTDFSGLLDKQQIDALSVLYTVLLSFSVTGSCSVLLVSAVRWRYLRGQVQLLVQLALADLLAAVVLLYTSVMNKVYPYSSVTACPYLLPLSLTFYLISFLLVVVYAWKSKNAIQGWRERAADDDEHCQCDRNIIEIPVYAFVWLVPFAFYFTYVCTLLIKLAALVPTNDVSQDGLIEDGSSYCNSCILFLHLWQDPCADADAQHNTFIRVFLVITAVTVMLSCSVIYCKVRKWYERYMHDGLFPVEGDGHSRRQLKTVFSTARNIVLVIVFCWLPALLLLLMSLTIRKSVKQSSLYGLYVIQAATISLQGFLNSMVYAWRRPNFTNAVLGENTPLLRYNRRAFFEESLRR is encoded by the exons ATGGCATTATCGAATTATTCTACGGATTTCAGTGGTTTATTGGACAAACAGCAG atTGATGCGCTCTCTGTATTGTACACAGTCTTGCTCTCTTTCAG TGTAACTGGGAGTTGTTCAGTCTTGCTGGTTTCGGCAGTAAGATGGAGATATCTGAGAGGGCAG GTGCAGCTCCTGGTGCAGCTCGCTCTGGCAGACCTGCTGGCTGCTGTCGTCCTGTTGTATACCAGTGTCATGAACAAAGTTTACCCTTACAGTAGTGTCACCGCCTGTCCATACCTCCTGCCGCTGTCACTG ACGTTTTACTTAATTTCATTCTTGCTGGTGGTTGTTTATGCCTGGAAGTCGAAGAATGCTATCCAGGGGTGGAGGGAAAGAGCTGCGGATGATGATGAACAT TGCCAGTGTGACAGAAACATCATAGAAATTCCCGTGTATGCCTTTGTTTG GTTGGTCCCGTTTGCATTTTACTTCACTTACGTATGCACTCTGTTGATAAAATTAGCCGCATTAGTTCCAACAAATGATGTATCACAAGATGGGCTCATTGAGGATGGCAGCTCTTACTGCAACAG CTGTATTCTGTTCTTGCATCTCTGGCAGGATCCTTGTGCCGATGCG gatgcCCAACACAATACTTTCATCAGAGTTTTCCTTGTCATTACAGCGGTAACAGTGATGTTGTCTTGCTCT GTCATTTATTGCAAAGTCAGGAAGTGGTACGAAAGGTACATGCATGATGGCCTCTTCCCGGTGGAGGGAGATGGGCATTCAAGAAGGCAAttgaaaacagtgttttctaCAGCACGAAACATCGTTCTAGTCATAGTATTCTGCTGGTTGCCAG CTCTTCTCCTCCTTCTGATGTCTCTCACGATCCGGAAGAGCGTTAAACAGAGCAGTCTATATGGACTTTATGTGATACAG GCTGCCACCATATCCCTCCAAGGATTCCTAAACAGTATGGTTTATGCCTGGAGACGACCCAACTTCACAAACGCTGTGCTCGGGGAAAACACGCCCCTGCTGAGATATAACCGCAGGGCCTTTTTTGAGGAATCTCTACGAAGATGA